The sequence ACATGTAGTATCAATTGTCTATAATGCGTCTATTTACTAGTTATATATTGTTGGTGATGGAGGCTAAAAGCAGAATAAAAAATTACCGCTAATGTCAGTTGTACTAGTTAGTTAGAAGCAGTTGTAACTAATTCTACAAGAGTGTATAGTAGacaataatatatgtatatatatgtgtaagcTATAGAGGTTAGAcagtttttctcattttttccacCTCACTGTTCCATTGAGCTTAATACTTTCTTCATTTAGCTACTTTCTTCCATAGGCAAGCTTTCttatcatggtatcaaagcaaggttgGGCTCTTTTTCTACAAATTGTTGAAGCTCAAGGAAGAAGAATAACTAGCAGGCATAGTTGTAGATTAACAGAACGAAACTCCTTCTTCATTTAGCTAGTTTCTTCCATAGACAAGCTTTCttatcatggtatcaaagcaaggttaAGCTCTTTTTCTACAAATTGTTGAAGCTCAAGGAGGAAGAATAACTAGCAGGCATAGTTGTAGATTAACAGAACGAGAAACCCTTTTAGAAAAGATCATACTTAGATCTTGGAGACTCTGTTTAAGGTGTTCGTGTCCTGCTTTGATTTTGTGTCAAAATTGTTTCAATTTTGTGGAATTGTATAGTTATTTGTTGAGGAAATCAATGGCGAGCAGTGATAATTCAGAAGGATCGAGGGGAGATCCAATATAATAATACAGTAGCACAGGAATACAAGTTACATCAaaatgacatactcagggatctgTACTCATCTCTGTTCAGTTACAAGGTTCTGAAAACTATTCACTTTGGATTAAATCTATGCGTATTATTTTGTGTAAAAATAAGCTAGGATTTGTACTTGGAACTTGTAGAAAGGAAATGTATGACTCCACTTTACATGAGCTCTGGGAAAGGTGCAATGCAATTGTTCTAGCCTGAATCATGAACACTGTGTCTAAAAAACTAATTAACAGATTCATGCATCCAGTGCTCATGAAATCTGGGAAGATTTGAGGGAgagatttgataaaattaatgcTTCTAGATCCTTTTATTTGCACAAGGAAATTGCTATGTTAACTCAAGGAGTTTCCTCGAGTATGAGTCATTAGCACCACATCCAAATTGTTCGTCCTGAGTCACAGAAGTACACAGAGCAATTCCAACAACAAAAGCTCTGATAATTTCTGATGGGACTAAATGAATCCTATGATCACACTAAGAATCAGATGTTGATGATAAGCCTCTTACCAAGTGTAAATCATGCCTATGCTATTATTTTAAATGTTGAAAGTCAGAGGTTAAACTCTTCTCTAGTCTCTTCTATTGCTACTTCTTTAAGTGAACCAACTGCCTTAATGAGTAAAGGCTATGGAGATGATTAGACCAGAGTTAGTTATAGTCATGGAAACAACAGTGGTTTATCATAATACCCACATGGTATTGATAATAGTGGAAATTCTGGTGGTCATGATGCCAATCATAACAGTGGTTCTGTGAGATTCAAAAGCAACACTGATAAGGGAAATCTGCATTGTGATTACTGTCATTTCAGAGGACATACCAGAGACAATTGTTACAAGTTCCATGGATATCCCTCTGATGTCAAGAATAGGAAGAAGAGTTTCTCAGTCAACTGTGTGAACAATGTTCCACCTCAAGGATCATCTAGTTATGTGGCATTTAGTAAGACATCTTCCAGCTCTGGTAACTCTATTGCTAGTACTTTTCATGCTCCTGTCTTTACATAGGAACAATACAATCAGATCTTGCAGATATTAAGTAGAAATGCTTCAGGATCTCAAGTTGACAGTACAACTAATGCAACAAATATGAGTACAGCGAGTACTGTATTTGCTTttatctcatctaattaaatCTAACTAGATTATAGATTTAGGAGCTACAAAACATATGGTTCATGACAAAAATCTCTTGCACACTGCTATAGCTACTAATCTAGGCCAGAACAAGGTGAATCTTCCCACTGAAGAACAAGTGTCTCCTAtctttggagaaaaaaatatccAACATGTATTTCATATtccaaatttcaaatacaatctGCTCTCAGTATCCAAGATCACAAAAGAGTTGTGTTGTCTAGTGGCTTTCTATTCTGATTTTTGTCTGTTTCAGGATCTCTCATGTGGGAAGGTGATGGAGATTGGTAAAGAGGATCAATGTCTGTACATATTAAAGGCTGAAGGTTGTTGGAAGAATACAGATATCTCTCAAAATCATAAAGAAGTTGTTAAGCAGTGTATTTCTAATAATGTTGGCACTAGCTATGGTGTTATTCCTTAATCTGGTTATACTGTATCTGCTATTGATATGTCTGTTTTGTGGCATAGAAGGTTAGGTCATGCTTCTTTAAGAACCTTGAAAAGAATTGATGTACTAAACAACATGCAATACATGAACATCATTGTTCAGTTTGTCCTATTGCTAAGCAATCCAGACTATCTAACCTATTAAGCTCTTCTTCTCTACTACTGCATTTGatattatgcatgctgatatttGGGGACCTTACAGGGTTCTAACTCATGATGGAAAAATGTATTTCTGACTCTAGTAGATGATTATTCCAGATATACATGGATCTTTCTGTTAACCACTAAGATTGATTCAGTGGTTGTTCTGAGAGATTTCTTTCATCTCATTAAGAATCAGTTTCAGTGTAGCATCAAGGTGCTCAGGTCAGATAATGATACTGAATTTTTCAATGAGCAAATCAATAGACTATTGAATGATTCAGGTGTTATTCATCAGAGTTCTTGTGTATATACACCCCAATAGAATGGGGTTGTAGAAAAGAGACATAGATATATACTAGATAGCCAGGGCACTAAGGTTTCAAGCATATATACCCCTCAGAGAACTCCCTCACTTAACCACTTTAGAGTATTTGGTTGTCTTTGTTATGTTACTCAAGTCAAGAAAGATGACAAGTTTGGTCCTAGAGCTGTTCCTGCAGCTCATCTAGGAATTTTTCTACTCAGATGCGACatctcttatattttttttcatccaGGACATTATTTGTCAGTAGAGACACTGTGTTTAATGAggatatttttccctttaggTGCTCCACAACTGATTTCTCTTCATTATTTCCTGTGTTAGATCTTGCCTCTAAAAAATATGTCACTCCTACTTCATTTTCTCCTTCAATATCTGTTCCTAGGGAAGTTCCAACTTCAGTTTCTTTACCTTCAGAGGATGTTTCTCCTCCTTCTCAGACTTCACCACTACCTGTTCCAAGGAGGTCATCTAGAATATCTAAACCTCCTATTTGGATGGATAACTACATCACTCCTCATATCAAGAAATCTAACTGCTTGTATTCTGTGGTAGATTATGTGAACTATGACTCTTTATCTCCCACTTATAGATCCTCTTTGGCTGCATATTCAGCTGTGTCTGAGCCTACTTTCTTTGCTGAGGCATGTAAGGATCCTGAGTGGATCAATGCTATGAAAGCTGAAATTTCAGCTCTTGAAGATAATAGTACCAGATCTATTGTTGATCTTCCTGCCGGTAAAATTCCCATTGGATATAAATGGGTGTATAAGGTGAAGTATACTTCCTCAGGTATTGTAGAAAGATATAAGGCAAGACTGGTTGCCAAAGGGTACATCCAAGACAAAAGTTTGTAAGCTTCATAAATCCTTATATGAGCTCAAACAGGCCCCAAGACAGTGGATTTAAAATTAACTGAAGCTTTATGCAGCCTAAGATTTGTTCAGTCACATTATAATTACTCCTTATTCACTCTCAAGGTAGCTCAAAAGCTGGTAGTTGTTCTAGTATATGTGGATGATTTACTTTTTACTGGCACTAGTCTTACTCATATACAAGGAGTAAGAAAGgatcttcaaaaaaaattcaaaatgaaagaccTAGGGGAACTAAGATATTTCTTAGGCATTGAATTTTCTAGGTCCAAGGAAGGTATTGTGATGAACTAGAGGAAATATGCATTGGAACTTGTGCCTGAAATGGGATTGGCCGGAAGTAAACCAATTGCCACACCATCAGAATTTAATCAAAAGCTCACCTCATTGCAGTATGATCAGTTGGTATAGAGTGAGAAAGTTTCTACTGATACATTGCTCAAAGACAAAGGACATTATCAAAGAACTATTAGTAGACTACTATATCTAACCATGACCAGGCCAGACATTGGTTATGTGGTACAAAATCTTAGTCAACGCATGCATGCACCAAGACAATCCCACTTAGATGCAGCTGTACGAGTGGTGAAATATATCAAAGGCATTGCTGATCTTGGACTTTTTATGCCAGCAGAACTTCACAGAACCTTAATAGCATACTGTGATTCTGATTGAAGAGCGTGTATTGAGACAAGGGAGTCTATTACCGGATATATTGTGAAGTTTGGAGGTGCATTGATATCTTGGAAATCCAAGAAACAAGAAATTGTTTCCAGAAGTTCAGCTGAGTTTGAGTTCAGGAGTACGGCTGCAACTGTAGCTGAGATTACTTGGTTGATAAGTCTGTTTAAGGAGCTGGGAATTGAAGTATCTTTGCCTATTCAACTTTTCTGTGATAGCAAGGCAGCAATTCAATTGCAACtcatcccatttttcatgaaagGCCTAAACACTTTGACATTGATTGTCATTTTGTGAGAGAAAAGATTCAAGCAGGACAGATACAGACTCAACATGTTGGTACCAAAGATTTAGTAGCTGATTTACTTACTAAGAGCTTGTGTAGACCTCAACATGAGTACTTAGTAAGCAAGCTATGCATGAAAAATCTATTTTCAGCCTTTAGCTTGAGAGGGAGTGTTGGTGATGGAGGCTAAAAGCAGAATAAAGAATTACAGCTAATGCCAGTTGTACTAGTTAGTTAGAAGCAGTTGTAACTAATTCTAGAAGATGTATAGTAGAGAATAATATCTTAGTTTGGTACAGctgtatatatacatgtgtagGCTATAGAGGTTAGAcagtttttctcattttttccatctcattgTTCCATTGAGCTTAACACAAGATTTCAGTTCTATTTAGCTCCTTCTTCTTCATTTAGCTAGTTTCTTCCATAGACGAGCTTTCTTATCATATATGGAGCTTTCGATTCTTGGAGCCAACCATAAACCGTTCTCTATAAATGAACACTAGGTGGATGTGACAGTTTGAAGATAGGAAAATCCTAAATCTTGAATAATTCATCAAGTCTTGAATGCACATTCAACGTGTGTATCATATCAAATTCATGCTAGATTGCGTGACTTTCAGAGGACCTGTGCAGTTACCGCAATAGCATGTGGTCTGCGTCACATAAAATATCttgttaaattaataatttttagaaGAATTAAGCTAGTTTAATTAGTCTAAGATCAtagttaaaattatcttttaactactttataaatttttatgatgattttaaattaattaaatagtaGTAAATTTCTTTTAACTTTGCAAAGACAAAATTTACTCTAATCTACAAGGGGTCAAGAACTGAGAAATTACGATGTTGAACGTGACTAAAGCTTCAATTTCTAAATAAGTTTAACAATGATTTTCTGATCAATTTGCCTAGGCATactgaaaatcataaaaaactcTTAatgtatttcatcaaaacataaaattaaaatttaaaattaatagatCCGGAATATTTGTGCATCTATATATAGTAAGTGCCTTGCAATCTTATACCATCGAATTTATCTGAACCAAATAAAGTTTTGTGGAGTGTAAAATTGAGTAGACGATAAAGCCATCTCCCTTAGCTTGTCAACATCCTGCCATAAAAAATGAAAACTTGCATGTACATATATCCTCAGGCAGACCATTGCACTCCCAAAGTTTTACTACACCTTCTTTCGATAATATTTGTCCACTATTGACTTGGCATATAGATTAAGaaacattaaataataaaaataattttactatattaccctttgaatataataaatttaatgttttgaaaatacaattaagtgataaataatatttaatagcaaAATTGAAATggatagaaaaagataaattatctattatttttccAACTGAATAAGTATTGTTGAACATTGAGAGAATACTTCATTCGTCTCAATTTGCACTGCATTTTTTAATTCGAGATTTAAACAAATCTTTCTTTGATCATaatttatttgtatgtattttaattattttgaatttccatTGATTATGACTTACAACATTTTTTACTAGTTTGCAcgtacttaagaaatccacctccGAATTCATGATAAGATTTAAAACTATTTATAGGCCTTAAGATCCGCCCTGTTGACATGAGTTTTATATGCACAAGAGCAAATAGACTTGAATTTAAAAACACTCAATTGCCTTctcaaatataatacaatatcttAAAAGTAAATGATAAGTGATAGTGTTTTTTTTATTACTAAATTATGTTTAAGAGGTGATCAGCTAAAAAAAAAATGCTGTACATTACCCAAAGTAACAGTATCAACATGATTATAGTatgtttttaattttatctttcaaatacAATACTCAATCTTTGATTatacaatgtttttttttttcttgtctggAAAGAAAGTAGAAATTGCTTGATCACCAGGGGACCATTTGAAAACTCCCCCATGCAACATGCAAatgtattattgattttattagaatGAACATTCATCTTCCTCAATGCTCATAAGAGTTGGAATTTGTCCATTgtcaacaaaatcaatcttgttCAATCTCACACAAGCAAGTACTTTCTCTGGCAGCTCCTCCGGCTTTTGTGCCTACAGGATTTAGTAAATGAGTTAGATTTTACTTTGCCAGTGTATAAAAGTTAAATCCTTAAAGAATATCTAATAAGTTCACATCATTTCTATTTCTCAAGAAGGGAAATTAAAAGTATATATAATGGCAAGAAACCTGAATTGTTAGACCAAGATCCAGTATGCCATGCTGTAAGCGATCTCTGAAAGCGTCAAGTCCCCTTCTTGCTATGTAGCTGAAGCGATGAATGTCAAGATCAATCTCAAAGTAATTTGCGCCCTGCAATTAACAGAGAACAGGTAAGTAGAATTGTTTTGATGTTCAAGAACAGGCAAGACATTGCTAGACTGACTATTAACCAATGCAATAGAGCAGTAATAAGTAATTAAAAGATCATAACAgaatgcttatccacctcataaAAACTGTGCTGAGGGCGGGAAAGCACAGGTTTCTCGTTGTAACTATTCAAAAGCTTCCTTTCAGTTGAAGTGGAAACAAGATCGTCTGGATTAACCGCCCCGACCATTATTTTCAACCTCTCTCTGAAAGGAACTAATGAATCTTTTGCAAATCCTTTAACCTTCTccatatcatcatcaatcaattTCTGTCGCACAAGCCAATAGAGAAAATCAAATTGGGAAACAAGTTCTAGGGAAAAAGTTTGACATAAGTAATAAGGAGACATGGACGTGAAGTAAAAGATGTTCCCAACGTAAGTGTTGTCATCTCGATCAAGCAAGACTTGGATTTCCAGCCATGTCAAGAAAGGGGTAAACACAAGAGAAGGCGTTTATCCTCTCAACGCCAGACTAGATGGAAAATCTTGCATTGTGAGAAGACATTTAGCCTTCATGTGTGACCAACCAAATGCTACATGGAGGAGCTTAAACAGAAAAAGGAAACCCCAAATAGAAAAACTTAGTTGACTTTTCAGGGATGAGGAGAATTAGAAAATATGTATAAGTTGTTAGAATTTAATTTGAATGAAATAAGTTATAAATGAGAACATTTTAAGGATGTAACATATAGTATTATGTTTTAATGACTTTTAAATCCCTCAAGAAATTCACATACACATAAAGAAAAAAGGTGGAGCTTTTGCTTGAAAAAattaagacataacctaccttgatgcTGTCCTGGAATTGAGGCGAGATATCTTTCTCTAGAGTTTcagaaagtttaaaatataataCAAGGCTCAAGTTTTCCCCGTCAGCATCACCAATAAACATTTGAGCAGGATAAGTAGGTAACTGTACAGAAGAGCAACTTTATTTCATTAGTATAGAAAACTAAAAGATGTTCTATTTCTTTTGTGCGAGAGGAGAAGGGGGTCAGTCGTGCCTGAATGTTGACAATTAGTAGAGAAGGTAACTTTCCATCTCCTTTTACAGAAGGAAGTTCAACATGTTGAGCAATGTGATTGATCTTTCTTGGGCACAAAAATAAATCGACTCCAATAGGAGTATAAGGAGACACATTTGGAGCAGGTGATTTTTTCTTATCTCTGCAATGCAAAGAAACaaatggataaaataaataatgaaagaatcACAGAACTGATTAATTGACAAGAAAGGGCAAGTTAAAGAGCATACGTGAAAAAACTACTGCTACGTAGGTTAAAGGTCGAGGGCTCAATCTCAGACCAACTTCCTACAGTTGGTTTTTCTTCTGTACAACGGGGAATAATGAGCCCAGCCCTGGGACGCAATAGATACTTTCTTGGTGCGCCTACAAGAATACCATTATGGTTAATGTATTGTAATGCTACCTTTGCATTAGTTTTTCCAAATTTCTCCAGAAGAAGGAAATTAAACAGGACAGTGTCACGTCATGATTCAGTAAGACAATATGGTTCTTAGATTACAAAACAACCAGGAGGTTATGAAATGAATTCCTCTCAAATGGGACTCAATTTACTCAGACAATTAATGACAAAATGGAAAGTCACAAGGTACTTACAAAatccacttttttcttcttcaacagATGTTCTCACAGAGAGCCTTATAATTGTTGATTTCCTTACTTGAGAAACTGGACCTGAATTTGATGCATTAATGATCTTGTCACTGAAACTCATGGAAGTAACTAGCTGTGGTAGATCAGACTATGATATGTAACAGAGAGAGTGAACGCATGTACATAACCACATAAGGTTGTGAAGGGTATAGAACAGATTAAATACGTCGATCTGTAGGTCTAAAAAAACCTAGGAGAGCTTAGGTTCACAAAGCAAAAAGTATGCCAAGAATATTAATCATTCAGAAATTTCCACATACGATAAGATGAAAAACACCATCCCATAAATAACAAAAGCTAAATTAAAGGGACAAAAGCTAGCTAATATCTTATCTATTCTTAATCAGGCACTGGGTAAATAATAAGACATGTTCTTAGTCCAAACACTGAACAAGTCGTTGTCTAcaagtacaaaatcaaagatactAAGTAGTTACCTCCATGAACACTACTGAATTCATCATCTGAGTCAGACTCCAAAATGCTGACTGTGTCAAACCATGCATCCTCCTGGCAAAGAACTGCAAAACAGGTAAACCGCTCATTATTGCAAGTCGTAGTCACATGAATCTGATTTATCAGTCGCTCAAACCAACTAAACTCCTTTTGAAATGAACAATCACATGATCCTTCTTATCAACAGAAAATCACCACAATATACTTAAGGCAAGGTATACTCTTCAGACACTACAGCCATCGATCATGAACTATATTTAAGGCCATCAACAAAATAAGAACTCTCAGTTAATATGAATTAATCTGATAGATTTCTCATCAATAAATAACTATATGCAATGGATAAGGCCCGAACTATTGAACAGAAAGATTACTTACCATTGGCATCTATTTGACTATGGTGCCACTGCATCTGAGTAACATGAACTTTAGAATTGGAGCACTCAGATCTTCTGCAGGTTGTGGTTTTGTGAACAAACTCACTAACAGCAATATCTGTTACCCGTGCTCCTGAATCACCGTTTAATTTCGTAACAGATTTGGAATGTTTTCCATGGTACTTTCTAGGACGACCAGGAAATTTCTTCCTCATTTTGATAGGTATTGCTGGAGTTGATACACAAGCACCCATTCCTCTGACTCAGCTGATAAATTTCTCTGCCAATAGATACTATCCCATAAGCGACGGACGCCACTTCCAGGTGGAACACAAGAAATAAAGATTACCTGGAACATGCATGAGAGGAAATTTGAAATGAGTGGCTAGAATACTAGTACACCAACAACTATGACAACAACTACAACCTCAAACTCACACAACATATCGCAGTTATATGAATCCTCAATGATCATCGCTTATATATAGTACACGTACCCAAAGCATGAAACTTTGctaaatgaaaataattatccacatatatatgtatatatatgcatgacATCCACATAATTGTTATCTAAGCATATTATTTTGCTCTACTGGACTGTAAGAAGGTTAAAGAGCATTAGCATGTTGAATAATAGCAAGGTATGTATGACTAGTTTCAGAAGTGTCATTCTTACGCTCAGACCTCAATAAAAGTTCCAAAAATAAGCATCACCTATCTGTACTTCAATTGTTTCATGTGATTTGCAGATGAAAAAGAAGGGAGAGAAAGGAGACATAATTGAAAAGGTAAGGACACAGAAGCAAGATAATTAAATAAGTGACAAGCAAAGCTGTTTTCTTTATTTACATTTATATAAGTTGGGTTGCCTTTTTTCAAAACGATATGGGAGAAAAAGATGGAATGAACATTATGATGAGTTTGTGTTCACTTTCCGAGActgaatcaaatttaaaatatgtcaGATCAGCTATTATTGAAAGCAGCAATTGGGTCACATCATAATTAGCACCGGACAAAATCCATAAAGGTGATGGATATAACGCACCCAAAcagacaaataaataaaaacaatattcttattgtaaaataaaaaagatctgTAGAGATCAATCATCAATGTGAGATGAAAGTGATAGCAGAAAACGTCCGATTAATAACTAGAAGtaacaaaaaatcaaataaatgaaaattagagAACGAATAACCACAATGGCAA comes from Capsicum annuum cultivar UCD-10X-F1 chromosome 2, UCD10Xv1.1, whole genome shotgun sequence and encodes:
- the LOC107860503 gene encoding uncharacterized protein LOC107860503 codes for the protein MGACVSTPAIPIKMRKKFPGRPRKYHGKHSKSVTKLNGDSGARVTDIAVSEFVHKTTTCRRSECSNSKVHVTQMQWHHSQIDANVLCQEDAWFDTVSILESDSDDEFSSVHGGPVSQVRKSTIIRLSVRTSVEEEKSGFCAPRKYLLRPRAGLIIPRCTEEKPTVGSWSEIEPSTFNLRSSSFFTDKKKSPAPNVSPYTPIGVDLFLCPRKINHIAQHVELPSVKGDGKLPSLLIVNIQLPTYPAQMFIGDADGENLSLVLYFKLSETLEKDISPQFQDSIKKLIDDDMEKVKGFAKDSLVPFRERLKIMVGAVNPDDLVSTSTERKLLNSYNEKPVLSRPQHSFYEGANYFEIDLDIHRFSYIARRGLDAFRDRLQHGILDLGLTIQAQKPEELPEKVLACVRLNKIDFVDNGQIPTLMSIEEDECSF